In a genomic window of Phacochoerus africanus isolate WHEZ1 chromosome 6, ROS_Pafr_v1, whole genome shotgun sequence:
- the LOC125129507 gene encoding T-lymphocyte surface antigen Ly-9-like produces the protein MGPCSGNPHLRWASRLLGLLSLLFSICSSGTNSDGGPAPGVQDSGAPDPQQGIRGGSVLFHVLKKQDAELEEVMWGFGPGPEYRVLLRVRPGEAPIWVSLQDRYQQRVHVPNMTSLKIENLTSEDSGLYRARCSFTGGVEFTQVFHLTVYEPVLIPQILVKSPSITHSWCNVTIECRTSGDTEDLKVTWEGKGLPRELEERVTLGPAPNSWTLAVHLPWSQPYTNITCVVSNEVDQKTATFDLGEVCHLGDAHGSLGEAIIVSLRGILGSVVVMVLVLRGGLYLWKAHRKKKKKMETARGAGSQQDYRVCDCGI, from the exons ATGGGGCCCTGCTCAGGAAACCCCCACCTCCGCTGGGCCTCTCGGCTCCTGGGACTCCTCAGCCTCCTCTTCA GCATTTGCAGCAGTGGGACCAATAGCGATGGAGGTCCTGCTCCTGGAGTTCAGGATTCTGGAGCTCCTGATCCTCAGCAGGGGATCCGAGGAGGTTCTGTGCTGTTTCATGTGCTCAAGAAGCAAGACGCTGAGCTGGAGGAGGTCATGTGGGGCTTTGGTCCTGGGCCAGAGTACAGAGTCCTGCTGCGAGTCCGTCCTGGGGAAGCTCCCATATGGGTGAGCCTCCAGGACAGGTACCAGCAGAGGGTCCATGTGCCCAACATGACGTCCCTGAAGATTGAGAACCTGACCTCCGAGGACAGTGGGCTGTACCGGGCTCGATGCAGCTTCACTGGAGGAGTAGAATTTACCCAGGTTTTCCACCTCACTGTGTATG AGCCTGTGCTCATTCCCCAGATCCTGGTTAAGTCACCATCCATCACTCATAGCTGGTGCAATGTCACCATTGAGTGCAGAACCTCAGGGGACACAGAAGACCTGAAGGTGACCTGGGAGGGCAAGGGCCTCCccagggagctggaggagagagTGACACTGGGACCAGCCCCCAATTCCTGGACCTTGGCTGTGCACCTTCCCTGGAGCCAGCCCTACACCAACATCACCTGTGTGGTCAGCAACGAAGTGGACCAGAAAACTGCCACCTTCGACCTTGGGGAAGTCTGCCACCTCGGGGACGCCCATG GTTCACTTGGAGAGGCGATTATTGTTTCCCTTCGAGGCATCCTAGGGTCTGTCGTGGTCATGGTGTTGGTCCTCAGAGGTGGACTGTACCTTTGGAAGGCAcacaggaagaagaagaagaagatggagaCTGCAAGAG GAGCAGGATCGCAACAGGACTACAGGGTCTGTGATTGTGGCATCTAG